The Microplitis mediator isolate UGA2020A chromosome 10, iyMicMedi2.1, whole genome shotgun sequence genomic sequence AGTATTcctcataaatatatataacatatattttaaatatttaattttcagggAAACCTAAAAGGATATTGGATCCTTCAGCAGGATTATCTGGTCCACCATCTCAACAAACTCCGTACATGTATCCgcaggtaaaaatatttaccaagATGTCGTTTGGTGGACAGCAGAGTGATATCtcatgatttatatttattttaggtgCCTATGAACAATGGAGTACAGCAAGATTACGGTTTCAATGTACCAGAGCAGCCTCCACCAGCGTACGGATTCGCCCAGCCACAGATGGTACCTCCGATGCAACCGCCAATGAACTCTGGTTCACCGATGCCACCCTACATGCCAGAACCACCTCAGGAAACTTTTTCGAGTCCTCCGTACGCAGCCCAAATCCTCGCGGAGCCAATGGTTGCTAATATGGCGATGAAATACGGCGATGCTCTTGTAGGATCTGGAAAACAACAGTTACAAAAATATGTGCCTGTCACTGCACTGAAGTACTACTTCGCTGTTGATACAGACTacgtttttattaaattagcgCTTCTTTTTTTCCCATTTACGCATaaggtaatttaaaaatcaatagtcTTAATTGCCATGTGCTAATTAGgtcattttttctgtaggATTGGTCAGTAAAGTATGAGCAAGATGTTCCTCTGCAGCCGCGCTATGAAAAGAATGCACCGGACTTGTATATTCCAACGATGGCATTCTTGACTTACGTCGTGATCGCAGGGTTGTCACTGGGTACCCAAGAACGTTTTACACCCGAGCAATTGGGAATAATCGCAAGCTCAGCACTTGCTTGGGGAATTATTGAATTACTTGTTCACACAATATCACTCTACGTGATGAATTTGGACACCAG encodes the following:
- the LOC130675472 gene encoding protein YIF1B, which encodes MNYNHSGSRRGKPKRILDPSAGLSGPPSQQTPYMYPQVPMNNGVQQDYGFNVPEQPPPAYGFAQPQMVPPMQPPMNSGSPMPPYMPEPPQETFSSPPYAAQILAEPMVANMAMKYGDALVGSGKQQLQKYVPVTALKYYFAVDTDYVFIKLALLFFPFTHKDWSVKYEQDVPLQPRYEKNAPDLYIPTMAFLTYVVIAGLSLGTQERFTPEQLGIIASSALAWGIIELLVHTISLYVMNLDTSLKTFDMLAYGGYKYVGINFAILLSLMFGRAGYFAILIYYSISLAFFLIRSLKLRVIPEGHSSYSATGNKRRLYFILFFAMLQPFLMWWLSYHLIS